Proteins found in one Helicobacter sp. NHP19-003 genomic segment:
- a CDS encoding efflux RND transporter periplasmic adaptor subunit, with amino-acid sequence MKTLIIFVCLFLGLQAQAYEEIALTPKQIEGLGLKVVSLDQKFATRGLPFSASIDFNNFNLKHTVIQSLSFNATVVAIYKNEGEFVHKGDLICEISSIDLSNLYFELQNNQNKLKVALDVSTKDHELYKQGVIAKREYQNSFLISQEMSLKVRQLETTFANFGIDPKDPLGLYGFRIIARNSGILSIAPKVLGEKILPFTTYIRISENNDLIARIKLPVSLSRYIRRGSKVFDQMGNAIGAIQSISVVLDKSSNTILATARIEAGNFHVGEMIDVYIEGAKPKHSLLVPSDAVIKNDQDYLIFVRTKKGFMPTPVKVIEERNHVFVISSENINPHAKVATGALVSLKGIVNNLGDE; translated from the coding sequence TTGAAAACGCTCATTATTTTTGTGTGTTTGTTCTTAGGGTTGCAAGCCCAAGCCTATGAGGAAATTGCGCTGACCCCTAAACAAATTGAAGGTTTGGGGCTGAAAGTGGTGTCTTTGGACCAAAAATTCGCCACACGGGGTCTGCCCTTTAGCGCCTCCATTGATTTTAACAACTTCAATCTCAAACACACGGTGATCCAAAGCCTGAGTTTTAACGCCACGGTGGTGGCGATTTACAAGAATGAGGGTGAGTTTGTACACAAGGGCGATCTCATCTGCGAGATCAGCTCCATTGATTTAAGCAATCTTTACTTTGAGCTACAAAACAACCAAAATAAATTAAAAGTCGCCCTCGATGTCAGCACCAAAGATCACGAGCTCTACAAACAAGGCGTGATCGCCAAAAGGGAGTACCAAAACAGCTTTTTGATCAGCCAAGAGATGAGCCTTAAAGTGCGTCAACTGGAAACCACTTTTGCGAATTTTGGCATCGACCCTAAAGACCCTTTGGGGTTGTATGGCTTTCGCATCATCGCACGCAATAGCGGAATCCTCTCCATTGCCCCCAAAGTGCTGGGGGAAAAGATTTTGCCCTTCACGACCTATATCCGCATTTCTGAAAACAACGACCTCATCGCCCGCATCAAATTGCCTGTAAGCCTCTCGCGCTACATCAGACGGGGCTCAAAGGTGTTTGACCAAATGGGCAATGCCATCGGGGCGATTCAGAGCATCTCCGTGGTGTTAGACAAAAGCTCCAACACCATTTTAGCCACCGCCCGTATTGAAGCGGGCAATTTCCATGTGGGCGAAATGATCGATGTCTATATTGAAGGCGCAAAACCCAAGCACTCCTTGCTCGTCCCCTCCGATGCCGTGATTAAAAACGACCAAGATTATTTGATCTTTGTACGCACCAAGAAGGGCTTCATGCCCACCCCCGTGAAAGTCATTGAAGAGCGCAACCATGTGTTTGTCATTAGCAGCGAAAATATCAACCCGCATGCCAAAGTCGCCACGGGGGCGTTGGTGAGCTTAAAGGGCATTGTCAATAATTTAGGGGACGAGTGA
- a CDS encoding efflux RND transporter permease subunit: MLASLIEFSLRQRIIVIICAFLLLLFGFYSFFTTPIDAFPDMSPTQVKIVLKLPGSSPEEMENNVVRPLELELLGLKGEKSLRSTSKYSVCDITIDFADGMDIYLARNIVNEKLSLVLPDLSPDLEGGMEPIVTPLSDILMFTIDGNLDDTDKRQLLDFLIKPMLRTIPGIADVNSIGGFSRAFVVVPDFNDMARLGISISDLEKTLKVNLSNSGAGRVDRDGETYLVKIQTIALTPEEIGDITISTKKGFLHIRDFAKVIVSSRTRLGFVTKNGIDETTEGLVLSLKGANSSTIIKAVRAKLDNEIKPLLPAGVHTHIFYDRSEFTKKAINTVTKTLIEAIVLIIITLFLFLGNFRASIAVGVILPLSLSVAFILIKLNHMTLNLMSLGGLIIAIGMLIDSAVVVVENGFEKLSTHTSTTKLHAIYRSSKEIAVSVVSGVIIIIVFFVPIMSLEGIEGKMFVPLATSIVFALLGTLILAITVVPVISSMVLKVQTHKETPLMRLFHRLYTPALQFALKNPKTTLIGALIFLGSSLSLFPFVGKTFMPNLDEGSSVLSVDTVPSISLDQSKDLILRIEKTIKEHVKEVKMIVARTGSDELGLDLDGLNHTDMFISYIPKEQWSVKTKQELLDKILASLADYKGINFAFTQPIEMRVSEMLTGVRGDLAIKVFGNDIEKLNDLSAQIVEVIKSIKGSDEVFTTLNRGVNYLYVTPDRDAMANVGITSDEFAKFLKSALEGIVVEYIPTGISRTPVIIRQNKDIAANATLLKSLEMTSNRGFAVPITSIANIAEVDGPVAIVRENSKRVSVVRSNVVGRDLGGFVQEAREKIAAKVQLPPNYYITYGGQFENQERANKRLATVIPLSILVIFFILFFTFKSVPLSLLILLNVPFAITGGLIALFASHEYISVPASVGFIALFGIAVLNGVVMVGYFRELLRQGKSVDEVVFVGAKRRLRPVLMTACIAGLGLIPLLLSHGVGSEVQKPLAIVVLGGLATSSILTLLLLPPMFMLLAKKIKVV, from the coding sequence ATGCTAGCCTCTCTCATTGAGTTTTCCCTAAGACAGCGCATCATTGTCATCATTTGTGCCTTTTTGCTCTTGCTCTTTGGGTTTTACAGCTTTTTCACCACCCCCATAGACGCCTTCCCCGACATGTCCCCCACGCAGGTAAAAATCGTCTTAAAACTGCCGGGCAGTTCGCCCGAAGAAATGGAGAACAATGTTGTCCGCCCCCTAGAGTTAGAGTTGCTGGGCTTAAAGGGCGAAAAGTCTTTACGGAGCACTTCTAAATACTCGGTGTGCGACATCACCATTGACTTTGCCGATGGCATGGACATTTATTTAGCCCGCAACATTGTGAATGAAAAACTTTCTTTGGTGTTGCCAGACTTGTCTCCTGATTTAGAAGGGGGGATGGAGCCCATTGTTACCCCCTTATCCGACATTTTGATGTTCACCATCGATGGCAATTTGGACGACACGGACAAAAGGCAATTATTAGACTTTCTCATCAAGCCCATGCTGCGCACCATTCCCGGGATCGCCGATGTCAACTCCATCGGGGGTTTTAGCCGCGCCTTCGTGGTGGTGCCCGACTTCAACGACATGGCAAGGCTGGGCATTTCTATCAGCGATTTAGAAAAGACACTGAAAGTAAATTTAAGCAACAGCGGGGCAGGGCGCGTGGATCGCGATGGCGAAACCTATTTAGTCAAAATCCAAACCATCGCCCTGACCCCTGAAGAGATCGGCGACATCACCATCTCCACCAAAAAGGGCTTTTTACACATCAGGGATTTTGCTAAAGTCATCGTGTCTTCACGCACAAGGCTGGGCTTTGTTACGAAAAACGGGATCGATGAAACCACAGAGGGGTTGGTGCTTTCGCTCAAAGGGGCAAACTCAAGCACCATCATTAAGGCCGTGCGTGCCAAACTAGACAATGAAATCAAGCCCTTACTGCCCGCCGGCGTGCACACACACATCTTTTACGACCGCTCGGAATTCACCAAGAAAGCGATCAACACCGTTACAAAAACCTTGATTGAAGCCATCGTGCTCATCATCATCACGCTGTTTTTGTTCTTAGGCAATTTCCGTGCAAGCATTGCGGTGGGTGTGATCTTGCCCTTGAGCCTTAGCGTGGCATTCATCCTCATCAAGCTCAACCACATGACCCTAAATTTAATGAGTTTGGGCGGGCTCATCATCGCTATAGGTATGCTCATCGACTCGGCGGTGGTGGTGGTGGAAAACGGCTTTGAAAAATTAAGCACCCACACAAGCACCACGAAGTTACACGCCATTTACCGCTCGTCTAAAGAGATCGCCGTGTCTGTGGTGAGCGGGGTCATCATCATCATTGTGTTCTTTGTGCCCATCATGTCCTTAGAAGGCATTGAGGGCAAAATGTTCGTACCTTTGGCAACCAGCATCGTCTTTGCGCTCTTAGGGACTTTGATCTTGGCGATCACTGTCGTGCCCGTGATCAGCTCCATGGTGTTAAAAGTACAGACACATAAAGAAACCCCCTTAATGCGGTTGTTCCACCGGCTTTACACCCCCGCCCTGCAATTTGCACTCAAAAATCCCAAAACCACACTCATCGGTGCGCTCATTTTTTTAGGGTCTAGTCTGTCCCTTTTCCCCTTTGTGGGTAAAACTTTTATGCCAAACTTAGATGAGGGCAGCAGTGTTTTAAGTGTGGACACGGTGCCCTCCATCTCACTCGACCAATCTAAGGACTTGATCTTACGCATTGAAAAGACCATCAAAGAGCATGTCAAAGAGGTGAAAATGATCGTGGCGCGCACGGGCTCAGACGAGCTGGGGCTGGATTTAGACGGGCTCAATCACACCGACATGTTCATCTCCTACATCCCCAAAGAACAATGGAGCGTGAAAACCAAGCAAGAGTTGTTGGATAAAATTTTGGCAAGTTTAGCGGATTACAAGGGGATCAACTTCGCCTTCACCCAGCCCATTGAAATGCGTGTGTCGGAAATGTTGACAGGGGTTCGGGGGGATTTGGCGATTAAGGTCTTTGGCAACGACATCGAAAAGCTCAATGACCTTAGTGCCCAAATTGTAGAAGTGATTAAAAGCATCAAGGGCTCGGATGAGGTGTTTACGACCCTAAATAGGGGCGTGAATTATCTGTATGTAACGCCCGATCGGGATGCGATGGCAAATGTCGGCATCACCAGCGATGAGTTTGCCAAGTTCTTAAAATCCGCCCTAGAGGGCATTGTGGTGGAATACATCCCTACAGGCATCTCGCGCACCCCGGTCATTATCCGCCAAAACAAGGACATCGCCGCCAACGCCACCTTGCTCAAAAGCCTGGAGATGACCTCTAATCGGGGCTTTGCCGTGCCCATCACTTCCATTGCCAACATTGCAGAGGTTGATGGCCCCGTGGCGATTGTGAGGGAAAATAGCAAGAGGGTGAGCGTGGTGAGAAGCAATGTCGTGGGGCGGGATTTGGGCGGTTTCGTGCAAGAGGCTAGGGAGAAGATCGCGGCTAAGGTGCAACTGCCCCCCAACTACTACATCACCTACGGCGGGCAGTTTGAAAACCAAGAGCGGGCGAACAAACGCCTAGCCACCGTGATCCCCTTAAGCATTTTGGTGATTTTCTTTATTTTGTTTTTCACATTTAAAAGCGTACCCTTATCGCTGCTCATTTTGTTAAATGTGCCCTTTGCGATCACGGGCGGTCTCATCGCCCTTTTTGCCAGCCACGAGTACATCTCGGTGCCGGCGAGTGTGGGCTTCATCGCGCTCTTTGGGATCGCGGTCTTAAACGGCGTGGTGATGGTGGGGTATTTTAGGGAGCTCTTAAGGCAGGGCAAAAGCGTGGATGAGGTCGTGTTTGTGGGGGCTAAAAGGCGTTTGCGCCCCGTGTTGATGACCGCTTGCATTGCAGGTTTAGGGCTAATCCCCTTACTTCTCTCGCATGGCGTGGGCTCAGAGGTGCAAAAGCCCTTGGCGATTGTGGTGTTGGGTGGACTAGCCACATCCAGCATTTTAACGCTCTTGCTCCTGCCCCCGATGTTTATGCTCTTAGCTAAAAAAATTAAAGTGGTATGA
- a CDS encoding biotin-dependent carboxyltransferase family protein, producing the protein MPSIRVLKAGLCTTIQDLGRVGYQAFGIPVSGVMDTFSACVANFLVGNAKEQALLEMTYTGDSLEFLKPMQIAITGANLSPKLSGVAISNWESYGVEAGDILEFGRLVDGARAYLAFSGGVQVPLVQGSRATYVRAKIGGFLGRALQKGDELFIAPSPPQKKRLLPQKHRPLYAKETSLPALLGPEVHYFSLQSVRRFFHSAYIISPRADRMGICLEGAVLERRLQTELVSNPLVLGSVQVPNNGQPIVLMADRQTLGGYPKIATLLKESVIALAQMLPGQKVHFIPLKLEQAQERYKGFYENLAHLQEVLK; encoded by the coding sequence ATGCCTAGCATACGGGTGTTAAAGGCCGGGTTATGCACCACCATCCAAGATTTAGGACGGGTGGGGTATCAAGCCTTTGGAATCCCCGTGAGCGGTGTGATGGACACCTTTAGTGCCTGTGTGGCAAATTTTTTAGTCGGCAACGCCAAAGAACAAGCCCTCTTAGAGATGACCTACACGGGCGACTCGCTAGAGTTTTTAAAGCCCATGCAAATCGCCATCACGGGGGCAAATTTAAGCCCAAAGCTGAGTGGGGTAGCGATTAGTAATTGGGAGTCCTATGGCGTGGAAGCGGGCGACATTTTAGAATTTGGACGGCTTGTTGATGGGGCTCGGGCGTATTTGGCTTTTTCTGGGGGGGTGCAAGTGCCCTTAGTGCAGGGCAGCAGGGCAACTTATGTGCGTGCTAAAATCGGGGGTTTTTTGGGGCGGGCACTGCAAAAGGGCGATGAACTCTTTATCGCCCCAAGCCCTCCACAGAAAAAACGCCTTTTGCCCCAAAAGCACCGCCCCCTTTATGCCAAAGAAACGAGTCTGCCTGCCCTTTTAGGTCCAGAAGTCCATTATTTCAGCCTGCAGAGTGTGCGCCGCTTTTTCCACTCCGCCTACATCATCAGTCCAAGGGCCGATCGCATGGGAATTTGCCTAGAAGGGGCAGTGTTAGAGCGGCGTTTGCAAACCGAGCTGGTGTCTAATCCTTTGGTGCTAGGCAGCGTGCAAGTGCCAAACAACGGGCAACCCATCGTGTTGATGGCAGATAGACAGACTTTGGGGGGCTATCCTAAAATCGCCACACTTCTTAAAGAGAGTGTCATTGCCTTAGCGCAAATGTTGCCCGGGCAAAAAGTGCATTTCATCCCTCTAAAGCTAGAGCAAGCACAAGAGAGATACAAGGGTTTTTATGAAAATCTCGCACACTTGCAAGAGGTTTTAAAATAG
- the glyS gene encoding glycine--tRNA ligase subunit beta, protein MNQAFLVEILLEELPAKPLLQEFPHMSEKWQALLGAQGLSAPTEFSYTPTRLVLHAKDFPTHTSISTQEHFGPPLSVGVSNNALNAIGRKFYEKLNLKVPSVWQSATKNHKEVLYACVQTEPKPTAPLLDSLIFDFLQSLNFGKSMAWGNVKARFIRPIHNICVLFGGEKIPLPLCEETFLCTTKQATKLHFSMGFGWHETPDIDTYFNTLEKGKVLLDPKAREVKILKEIHTLEQEHGLKVQVDGELLAEVVAITSYPTALYGTFESKFLHLPPEITTTSMQEHQRYFATFKDGKLHAGFVVVGNTPLDNPTDFKDIVAGNEKVLRARLSDAMFFYENDLRAPFAPNPNALAQIAFMQGLGTLADKVQREQVIGQVLAQKYAPHLQEDLEQAISLSKCDLLSEVVYEFPELQGVMGAYYAKAKGYDESVCTALKEQYLPNSENAPLPSTLLGALLSLSHKLDSLLALFSVGKIPTGSKDPFALRRACNAFLRICLHFNLPFDLQTDFEKLVKNYQNFDCALLRDFALERLSHILEDTPNYSPNIYKAVISGIARSKGAYEVCQIAQKVQALGAFLEGTQTKDFVAVFKRVANITQDHQDCKLDTAPNPKLFTHESEHALYNAYTALQATPFKSHLEQLHALFALKEPLEVFFDHVFVNDPNVQIQNNRKGLLMAIYLAFLDMAEAKEL, encoded by the coding sequence TTGAACCAAGCCTTCCTCGTTGAAATCTTGTTAGAAGAGTTGCCCGCAAAACCCCTTTTGCAAGAGTTCCCGCACATGTCAGAAAAGTGGCAAGCCCTTTTAGGTGCGCAAGGCTTAAGTGCCCCCACAGAGTTTAGCTACACACCCACAAGGCTCGTGTTGCACGCCAAAGACTTCCCCACGCACACATCCATAAGCACACAAGAGCACTTTGGCCCACCCTTGTCTGTGGGCGTTAGCAACAACGCTCTAAATGCCATTGGGCGCAAGTTTTATGAGAAGTTAAATTTAAAAGTACCGAGCGTGTGGCAGAGCGCCACTAAAAACCATAAAGAAGTCCTATACGCCTGCGTACAAACAGAGCCTAAACCCACAGCCCCCCTTTTAGACTCGCTCATCTTTGACTTCTTGCAAAGCTTAAACTTTGGCAAGAGCATGGCATGGGGCAATGTCAAAGCCCGCTTTATCCGCCCCATCCATAATATTTGTGTGCTCTTTGGCGGTGAAAAAATCCCCCTACCCCTGTGCGAGGAAACCTTTTTATGCACCACCAAACAAGCCACAAAATTGCACTTTTCTATGGGCTTTGGCTGGCACGAAACCCCTGACATCGACACCTACTTTAACACCCTAGAAAAGGGCAAAGTCCTTCTAGACCCTAAAGCTAGAGAAGTGAAAATTTTAAAAGAAATCCACACTCTAGAGCAAGAGCATGGGCTAAAGGTGCAGGTGGATGGAGAGCTTTTAGCCGAAGTGGTGGCGATCACAAGCTACCCCACCGCGCTTTATGGCACTTTTGAGTCCAAGTTCTTGCACCTGCCTCCTGAAATCACCACGACCTCCATGCAAGAACACCAACGCTACTTTGCCACTTTCAAAGACGGAAAACTGCACGCCGGCTTTGTCGTGGTGGGCAACACCCCCCTAGACAACCCCACCGACTTTAAGGACATTGTGGCGGGCAATGAAAAGGTACTGAGGGCGCGCCTGAGCGATGCCATGTTTTTTTATGAAAACGATTTAAGGGCCCCCTTTGCCCCCAATCCTAACGCCCTAGCCCAAATCGCTTTCATGCAGGGCTTAGGCACTCTTGCTGACAAGGTCCAAAGAGAGCAGGTCATCGGGCAAGTTTTGGCGCAAAAATACGCCCCACATTTACAAGAGGACTTAGAGCAAGCCATCAGCCTCTCTAAATGCGACCTTTTAAGCGAAGTCGTCTATGAGTTCCCCGAACTGCAAGGGGTGATGGGGGCCTATTACGCCAAAGCCAAGGGCTATGACGAAAGCGTTTGCACCGCCCTTAAAGAGCAATACCTTCCAAATAGCGAAAACGCCCCCCTGCCCTCCACGCTTTTAGGTGCGTTGCTGAGTTTGAGTCATAAATTAGACAGCCTACTCGCCCTCTTTAGCGTGGGGAAAATCCCCACCGGCTCCAAAGACCCCTTTGCTTTGCGCCGTGCGTGCAATGCGTTTTTGCGCATTTGTCTGCATTTTAACTTGCCCTTTGACTTGCAAACAGACTTTGAAAAACTCGTCAAAAATTACCAAAACTTTGATTGCGCCCTTTTAAGAGATTTTGCCCTAGAACGGCTGAGCCACATTTTAGAAGACACGCCAAATTACAGCCCCAACATCTACAAAGCCGTGATCTCAGGCATCGCGCGAAGCAAGGGGGCGTATGAAGTCTGCCAAATCGCCCAAAAAGTGCAGGCATTGGGGGCGTTTTTAGAAGGCACACAGACTAAAGACTTTGTGGCGGTGTTTAAACGAGTCGCCAACATCACGCAAGATCATCAAGATTGTAAATTAGACACCGCCCCAAACCCCAAGCTCTTCACCCATGAAAGCGAACACGCTCTTTACAACGCCTACACGGCTTTACAAGCCACACCCTTTAAAAGCCACCTAGAGCAGTTGCACGCCCTTTTTGCCCTCAAAGAGCCCCTAGAAGTGTTCTTTGATCATGTCTTTGTCAACGATCCAAATGTACAGATACAAAACAACCGCAAAGGCTTACTCATGGCGATTTACCTTGCGTTTTTGGACATGGCAGAAGCCAAAGAATTGTAG
- the pxpB gene encoding 5-oxoprolinase subunit PxpB — MQFKPCAENALMITLGDSIEPSCNAKVRLLCETLRAQNLKGVLELVVAYASLLVVYDPLIQTYTHLVECIKTLSLDTPTEPQEVYLAEVPACYELGLDLESVAAQTRLSPAQVVEKHSGVDYLVYCLGFLPGFVYLGGLDPALRLPRLATPRLEVAPGSIGIANDQTGIYPIASPAGWHILAQTPISLYNPTKEPPVSIFAGDYIRYKPISLQEFKDIPHSLKRTLVPKWSLHA, encoded by the coding sequence ATGCAGTTTAAACCTTGCGCTGAAAACGCCCTAATGATCACTTTGGGCGACTCTATTGAGCCTAGTTGTAACGCCAAAGTGCGCCTTTTGTGCGAAACCTTAAGGGCACAAAACTTAAAGGGCGTGCTGGAGCTGGTGGTCGCTTACGCCTCTTTGCTGGTGGTCTATGACCCCTTGATCCAAACTTACACCCACTTGGTGGAGTGCATCAAAACCCTAAGCCTAGACACGCCCACAGAACCACAAGAAGTCTATTTGGCGGAAGTGCCGGCGTGCTATGAGCTGGGATTGGATTTAGAGAGTGTCGCTGCACAAACAAGACTAAGCCCGGCGCAAGTGGTGGAGAAACACAGCGGCGTGGATTACTTGGTTTATTGTTTAGGCTTTTTGCCCGGCTTTGTCTATCTGGGCGGATTGGATCCGGCGCTAAGATTACCCCGCCTCGCCACCCCTAGATTAGAAGTCGCCCCCGGCTCCATCGGCATCGCTAACGATCAAACGGGCATTTACCCCATCGCTAGCCCGGCCGGCTGGCATATCCTCGCACAAACCCCCATCAGCCTTTATAACCCCACTAAAGAGCCCCCTGTGTCTATTTTTGCCGGCGACTATATCCGCTACAAGCCCATTAGTCTACAAGAGTTTAAAGACATCCCCCACAGCTTGAAGCGCACCCTTGTACCTAAATGGAGTTTACATGCCTAG
- the gpmI gene encoding 2,3-bisphosphoglycerate-independent phosphoglycerate mutase, with amino-acid sequence MQKTILIITDGIGHNPNAEGNAFMAAKKPTYDWLFNHVPHSLLKTHGLSVGLPEEQMGNSEVGHMCMGAGRVLYQDLVRISKAFAEGAIEDNPALKSIAEHAKVVHVIGLMSDGGVHAHIQHFTSMALILERLGKKVWLHLITDGRDTLPQSALGYLEHINSICNENIQIASVSGRFFAMDRDKRYERLLKAYNCMVHAENKTDFTPERYIKEMYFQGISDEFIEPTSFVHYPGMFDGEGVVCINFRSDRMRQLAQALGRCGDLEGFKPSPELYIVTMTNYSPEFAYPVLFEKPNITHTLAQVVAEAGLSQTHIAETEKYAHVSFFINGGVEEPFKNEERVLIESPKVKTYDLCPEMSAFGVADAVCAHMQKGKDLIIVNFANGDMVGHTGNFKAAMLAVEAVDKALGQIVQLAKELDYALLLTSDHGNCEHMQEGEQVLTNHTTYEVYCFVMGHGVKRLKNGGLNNVAASVLKLMGLAVPSSMDPALF; translated from the coding sequence ATGCAAAAGACCATCTTGATCATCACGGACGGGATCGGACATAACCCCAACGCGGAGGGCAACGCCTTTATGGCGGCCAAAAAACCCACCTACGATTGGCTCTTTAACCATGTCCCCCACAGTTTACTCAAGACACATGGTTTGAGTGTGGGGTTACCCGAAGAACAAATGGGTAACTCCGAAGTGGGGCACATGTGCATGGGGGCAGGGCGGGTGCTGTATCAAGATTTGGTGCGCATTTCTAAAGCGTTTGCTGAAGGGGCAATTGAGGACAACCCCGCCCTAAAGAGCATCGCCGAGCATGCCAAAGTGGTGCATGTCATCGGGCTGATGAGCGATGGGGGGGTGCACGCACACATCCAGCACTTCACCAGCATGGCCTTGATCTTAGAGAGGCTGGGTAAAAAGGTGTGGCTGCACCTCATCACCGATGGGCGCGACACTCTACCCCAAAGTGCCCTAGGCTATTTAGAGCACATCAACTCTATTTGCAATGAAAATATCCAGATCGCCAGCGTGTCGGGGCGTTTCTTTGCCATGGATCGGGACAAACGCTACGAGCGGTTGTTGAAAGCCTACAATTGCATGGTGCATGCTGAAAACAAAACAGACTTCACCCCAGAGCGCTACATTAAAGAGATGTATTTTCAAGGCATCAGCGATGAGTTCATCGAACCGACAAGCTTTGTCCATTATCCTGGCATGTTTGATGGCGAGGGGGTGGTCTGCATTAACTTTAGAAGCGATCGCATGCGCCAGCTTGCCCAAGCTTTAGGCAGGTGTGGGGACCTTGAGGGTTTTAAACCATCCCCCGAGCTTTACATCGTTACCATGACAAATTACAGCCCCGAGTTTGCCTACCCCGTGCTGTTTGAAAAACCCAACATCACCCACACCCTAGCCCAAGTGGTGGCTGAGGCGGGCTTGAGTCAAACCCACATCGCCGAAACCGAGAAATACGCCCATGTGAGCTTTTTCATCAATGGTGGCGTGGAAGAACCCTTTAAAAACGAAGAGCGGGTTTTGATCGAAAGCCCTAAAGTCAAGACCTACGACTTGTGCCCCGAGATGAGCGCCTTTGGCGTGGCGGATGCTGTCTGCGCGCACATGCAAAAGGGCAAGGATTTAATCATTGTCAATTTTGCCAATGGGGACATGGTCGGGCACACGGGCAATTTCAAGGCAGCCATGCTCGCTGTGGAGGCGGTGGATAAAGCCCTGGGGCAAATCGTGCAACTTGCCAAAGAGTTAGATTACGCTTTGTTGCTCACCAGCGACCATGGCAACTGTGAGCACATGCAAGAGGGTGAGCAGGTACTCACCAACCACACCACCTATGAGGTCTATTGTTTTGTGATGGGGCATGGGGTTAAACGCCTGAAAAACGGCGGGTTGAATAATGTCGCCGCCAGCGTGCTAAAACTCATGGGGCTTGCTGTGCCCAGCAGCATGGACCCGGCCCTATTTTAA
- a CDS encoding TolC family protein — MRFILLFWGLLLTSLSGRSFTLAEFFKRVEHNSMELIQKKANFISLLEDQKATNSWDFPYISNETSIVRNYQGIAEPQPRTVLMIKPKLPWVSRLLARSLSIKNVQYRKSYELSRNLAFIGAKRLYLNYILNIEKHNIYARREQIFYSQLNAAKEKVAAGSMSKKDYINFKNSYLESKLAKINMETLIINQERTLNTMLAIVDPIGQNARFSSFVDKEHQIKIPELKFEYVHLGEQALNRVLEHSLYVEVLDLTARDYRVNANLANRNIFQNFEFGLGTESYNSATNLSMEFYIPLPITPKNIHLKRKYLALENGTRAQNVVMKRNIHINALAYLDQLQTKERYIQIQIDAIDNKAKLMEMGRVAYEAQKIGLFEYLFYQNAYMDALIALAEARIEYVNITALLEETLGQTLTHIGSVY, encoded by the coding sequence ATGCGCTTCATTTTATTGTTTTGGGGCTTGTTGCTCACTAGCTTAAGTGGGCGTAGTTTCACTTTAGCCGAGTTTTTTAAACGGGTTGAGCACAATTCTATGGAGCTCATCCAAAAAAAGGCAAACTTCATCAGCCTTTTAGAAGACCAAAAGGCCACAAACTCTTGGGATTTTCCTTACATCTCCAATGAAACTTCCATCGTGCGCAACTACCAGGGCATCGCCGAGCCCCAACCCCGCACGGTTTTAATGATTAAACCCAAGCTTCCTTGGGTGAGCCGTCTTTTAGCCCGCAGCCTTTCCATTAAAAATGTGCAATACCGTAAGAGTTATGAACTGAGTCGCAATTTGGCGTTTATCGGGGCAAAAAGACTTTATCTCAATTACATCTTAAACATTGAAAAACACAATATTTACGCCCGGCGCGAACAAATCTTTTACTCCCAACTCAACGCCGCTAAGGAGAAAGTCGCTGCAGGGAGCATGTCCAAAAAAGACTACATCAACTTTAAAAACTCTTATTTAGAATCCAAACTTGCCAAAATCAATATGGAAACACTCATCATCAACCAAGAACGCACCCTAAACACCATGCTCGCCATTGTCGATCCGATCGGGCAGAACGCGCGCTTTTCGAGCTTTGTGGATAAAGAACACCAAATCAAAATCCCCGAACTGAAGTTTGAATATGTACATTTGGGTGAACAAGCCTTGAATAGGGTTTTAGAACATTCGCTGTATGTAGAAGTGCTGGATTTGACCGCTAGAGATTACCGAGTCAATGCCAATCTAGCTAACCGCAATATCTTCCAAAACTTTGAATTTGGCTTGGGTACAGAGAGCTACAACTCCGCCACAAATTTATCTATGGAGTTTTACATTCCTCTGCCCATAACGCCCAAGAACATCCACCTAAAGCGCAAATACTTAGCCCTAGAAAATGGTACACGCGCCCAAAATGTCGTGATGAAGCGCAACATCCACATCAACGCTCTTGCCTATTTGGACCAACTACAAACCAAAGAGCGCTACATCCAAATCCAAATCGATGCGATCGACAACAAGGCCAAGCTCATGGAGATGGGACGGGTGGCTTACGAAGCGCAAAAGATCGGGCTGTTTGAATACTTGTTTTACCAAAACGCCTACATGGACGCTTTGATTGCTCTAGCTGAAGCACGGATTGAATATGTCAACATCACCGCCCTATTAGAAGAAACGCTCGGGCAAACCTTAACGCACATCGGGAGCGTGTATTGA